The Qingrenia yutianensis genome includes a window with the following:
- the nrdR gene encoding transcriptional regulator NrdR: protein MRCPYCEYTESKVIDSRPTDEGNSIRRRRECLKCEKRFTTYEQIESIPIIIIKKDGKRQQYDRQKLINGILRACEKTPVTFAQVENMVSEIEVKLFNSMDREISSTHIGELVMEKLKDIDEVAYVRFASVYREFRDVNTFMDELKSLLKSKKKS from the coding sequence ATGAGATGTCCGTATTGCGAATATACCGAAAGCAAGGTTATAGATTCGCGCCCTACCGACGAGGGAAATTCAATCCGAAGAAGGCGCGAATGTTTGAAGTGCGAAAAACGTTTTACAACGTATGAGCAAATCGAGTCTATTCCGATTATTATAATCAAAAAGGACGGCAAGCGCCAGCAATATGACAGACAAAAACTCATAAACGGAATTTTGCGCGCGTGCGAAAAAACGCCCGTAACCTTTGCGCAGGTGGAAAATATGGTGTCCGAAATTGAGGTGAAACTGTTCAATTCTATGGACAGAGAAATTTCGTCAACGCATATCGGCGAGCTGGTTATGGAAAAGCTTAAGGATATTGACGAGGTGGCATATGTGCGTTTTGCCTCTGTTTACAGGGAATTCCGCGACGTCAATACGTTTATGGACGAACTTAAAAGCCTTTTGAAATCAAAAAAGAAATCATAG
- a CDS encoding small basic family protein yields MILIFALAAGCALAVMFDIYIPAYFIPYAAMMILASLDSLLGAYTASLRGKYDFTIFITGFFGNALISALLIFFGKKVGLDLYLAASLVFVMRIFQNFAIARRIFLKSFIKNHDNDKISEKNE; encoded by the coding sequence ATGATACTTATATTTGCGCTTGCCGCAGGGTGCGCCCTCGCAGTGATGTTTGACATATATATCCCTGCGTATTTCATACCGTATGCGGCAATGATGATACTTGCGTCGCTCGACTCTCTCCTCGGCGCATATACCGCGTCGCTTCGCGGAAAGTATGATTTCACAATTTTCATAACGGGATTTTTCGGCAACGCTTTAATCTCGGCGCTTTTGATATTTTTCGGCAAAAAAGTCGGGCTTGATTTATATCTTGCCGCGTCGCTGGTTTTTGTTATGAGAATTTTCCAAAATTTTGCCATAGCAAGGCGCATTTTTCTTAAAAGTTTTATAAAAAATCACGATAATGACAAAATTAGCGAAAAAAATGAATAA
- a CDS encoding cell division protein FtsQ/DivIB, with translation MNDDTKSVENLTNENIDESAENTAGNAENPDVKTEKISESVPEKQSYNFVNVSDEKEEIPEKSVKGEGKNNFVLLCLLFAILTSLLFTPAFNIKIVAVTGNNALTAQQIVKNSGIVTGRNILRTNTRSAVKNLKKIPLINDVHVKLKFPSTVEIAVEECVKTAYVKHLDKYICIDKSGKILEILNGAENENLIVVTGVVPTKFEVGSKITFKDGEKFDILTSLLSEISSATDLPNAVKSIDLSDKNKIMMTMDNEIVVNMGKNDALQYKMAYLTKTLETQLKTYRGGTLDLSDPSASARYKGSAQ, from the coding sequence ATGAACGACGATACAAAAAGCGTTGAAAATTTGACTAACGAAAATATTGACGAAAGTGCGGAAAACACCGCCGGCAACGCGGAAAATCCCGACGTTAAAACGGAGAAAATATCAGAGAGCGTTCCCGAAAAGCAAAGTTACAATTTCGTGAATGTCAGCGACGAAAAGGAAGAAATCCCCGAAAAAAGCGTGAAAGGCGAAGGCAAAAACAATTTTGTGCTTTTGTGCCTTTTGTTTGCAATTTTAACGTCATTGCTTTTCACGCCTGCGTTTAACATAAAAATCGTCGCGGTGACGGGAAACAACGCCCTCACCGCGCAGCAGATTGTTAAAAATTCGGGCATTGTGACGGGCAGAAACATACTTCGCACAAACACGCGCTCGGCGGTTAAAAACCTTAAAAAAATACCGCTTATAAATGACGTGCACGTTAAATTGAAATTTCCCTCAACCGTTGAAATTGCGGTGGAGGAGTGCGTCAAAACGGCGTACGTCAAGCATTTGGACAAGTATATCTGCATAGATAAAAGCGGAAAAATTCTCGAAATTTTAAACGGTGCGGAGAACGAAAATCTTATAGTCGTGACGGGCGTTGTGCCGACAAAATTTGAGGTCGGATCAAAAATTACGTTCAAAGACGGCGAGAAATTCGACATTCTCACAAGCCTTCTTTCGGAAATTTCGTCGGCAACCGATTTGCCCAATGCCGTGAAAAGCATAGATTTGAGCGACAAAAATAAAATTATGATGACAATGGATAACGAAATTGTCGTAAATATGGGCAAAAACGACGCATTGCAGTATAAAATGGCATATCTTACAAAAACGCTGGAAACCCAGCTTAAAACCTACCGCGGAGGGACGCTCGATTTGTCCGACCCGTCCGCGTCGGCAAGGTATAAAGGAAGCGCACAGTAG
- a CDS encoding stalk domain-containing protein, which produces MKFKKLTAAAMAAMMLASGTAFADGGADGKISVIVDGKTLEFDQPPIMEGDRVLVPFRAIFEALGCSVDYHSYGETETVNAKMGSKSLGLTIGSTEIYASGEAKTIDVAPKIVNDRTLVPVRVASESFGAEVVWDEAENTVNITSKQGFYKITRSKMDYTSSADDGTTLFTATCYYPVIENAENDEFITAVNTDTLNAVNAFTDGLKTEFYDTANEEYLSLKANPDENGREFLPYTFEFDYDIDLNTENYLSMTAILYYDLHGAHPTTSMTSVNYDMKEKKELALSDIWNMDETAATNEVIAVFNEDIDKNPDMYFADAKETVEKIAKDVEFYLDEEGVNLYFQLYDIAPYAAGYPQITVPFEGNEQMYKIKLAPTLTVWHLR; this is translated from the coding sequence ATGAAATTTAAGAAACTGACGGCTGCCGCAATGGCGGCAATGATGCTTGCATCGGGAACGGCATTTGCGGACGGCGGTGCGGACGGAAAAATCAGCGTAATTGTGGATGGCAAAACTTTGGAATTTGACCAGCCTCCCATTATGGAAGGCGACCGCGTGCTTGTGCCGTTCAGAGCAATTTTTGAGGCGCTCGGATGCAGTGTTGACTATCACAGCTACGGCGAAACCGAAACCGTCAACGCAAAAATGGGCTCGAAAAGTTTGGGGCTTACAATCGGTTCGACCGAGATTTATGCGTCGGGCGAGGCAAAAACCATTGACGTTGCGCCCAAAATCGTAAATGACAGAACGCTTGTTCCTGTGCGCGTTGCGTCCGAAAGTTTCGGCGCTGAAGTTGTGTGGGACGAAGCGGAAAACACCGTAAACATTACCTCGAAACAGGGATTTTATAAAATCACAAGGTCGAAAATGGACTATACTTCCTCGGCGGATGACGGCACAACATTGTTCACGGCAACGTGTTATTATCCCGTGATTGAAAATGCGGAAAACGACGAGTTTATAACTGCGGTGAATACAGACACGCTCAATGCGGTTAATGCGTTTACTGACGGGCTTAAAACCGAGTTTTATGACACAGCAAATGAAGAATACTTGTCGCTTAAGGCAAATCCCGACGAGAACGGCAGAGAATTTTTGCCGTATACGTTTGAGTTTGACTATGACATTGACCTCAACACCGAAAATTATCTTTCTATGACCGCGATACTCTATTATGACCTTCACGGCGCGCACCCGACCACATCTATGACGTCGGTTAACTACGATATGAAAGAGAAAAAAGAGCTTGCGCTCTCGGACATCTGGAATATGGACGAAACCGCGGCGACAAACGAGGTTATAGCAGTGTTTAATGAGGATATCGACAAGAATCCCGATATGTATTTTGCGGACGCAAAAGAAACGGTTGAGAAAATCGCAAAAGACGTTGAGTTTTATCTGGATGAGGAGGGCGTTAACCTCTATTTCCAGCTTTATGACATAGCGCCTTACGCGGCAGGTTATCCGCAGATTACGGTTCCGTTTGAGGGAAACGAGCAGATGTATAAAATAAAGTTGGCACCTACGTTAACCGTTTGGCACCTACGTTAA
- a CDS encoding methionine ABC transporter permease encodes MSEMFHSLWQNGIIQFGIWETVYMTLLSTIVSYVIGLPLGIMLSVTDKDGICPVLWLNRIVGFIVNIFRSIPFIILMVALLPVAKLVVGTSFGNKAMVVVLIIAAAPYVARMVESSIKEVDKGIIEAAQAMGTSTGKIITKVLIPEAKPSLIIGGVISMVTILSYSAMAATIGGGGLGQIAITYGYQRYNNDIIWICVVLTIIIVQIIQEAGAFIAHKTDKRIK; translated from the coding sequence ATGTCCGAAATGTTTCATTCACTTTGGCAAAACGGAATAATTCAGTTTGGAATTTGGGAAACGGTTTATATGACGCTTTTATCCACAATCGTTTCATATGTTATAGGACTTCCGCTCGGAATTATGCTTTCGGTGACGGACAAAGACGGAATTTGCCCCGTTTTGTGGCTCAACCGAATTGTGGGATTTATCGTAAATATTTTCAGAAGTATTCCGTTTATCATACTTATGGTTGCACTCCTTCCCGTTGCAAAGCTGGTTGTCGGCACAAGCTTCGGCAACAAAGCAATGGTGGTTGTGCTGATTATCGCCGCGGCACCGTATGTTGCGCGAATGGTGGAATCGTCAATCAAAGAGGTTGACAAAGGCATTATCGAGGCGGCACAGGCAATGGGCACATCGACGGGAAAAATAATCACAAAGGTGCTCATTCCCGAGGCAAAGCCGAGCCTTATAATCGGCGGTGTTATTTCTATGGTAACAATTCTCTCCTACTCCGCAATGGCGGCTACAATCGGCGGCGGCGGACTTGGACAGATTGCTATAACTTACGGTTATCAGCGCTACAACAACGATATTATCTGGATTTGCGTTGTGCTGACAATCATAATTGTGCAGATTATTCAGGAGGCAGGCGCGTTTATCGCGCACAAGACAGACAAGCGCATAAAATAA
- the murG gene encoding undecaprenyldiphospho-muramoylpentapeptide beta-N-acetylglucosaminyltransferase: MNIILSGGGSAGHINPAIAIAKYFENHYENVNILFIGTKTGMENELVKKAGYKLTQIDVEGFKTSLSLKNLKPLTKFILSAIKMKKIIRKFKADIVIGTGGYVCAPAVAAANAMKIPTLIHEQNVYPGSAIRFLAKNTTVTAISFDESRKYLSGAKNVVLTGNPVRESIINADREKARAELNIGDEKLVLVVGGSLGAMKINDVLCDYLKSTRKENVKFVISTGKRDFDRVKENLNGVRNGGYFEILPYIHNMDTYLAAADLVICRSGAITLSEICALKKPSILIPSPNVTHNHQEFNASALVKESAAIMIKENVFDKSSLSRAVDKLLDNDALRKKYGENAYKLAQKDASKLICESIMKFASK; this comes from the coding sequence ATGAATATAATCTTATCGGGCGGCGGCAGTGCGGGGCATATAAATCCCGCAATCGCAATCGCAAAATATTTTGAAAATCACTATGAAAATGTAAATATTCTCTTTATCGGCACAAAAACCGGTATGGAAAACGAGCTTGTAAAAAAGGCAGGCTACAAACTTACGCAAATTGACGTCGAGGGCTTTAAAACCTCCCTCTCTCTTAAAAATTTAAAGCCCTTGACTAAATTTATTTTGTCAGCAATTAAAATGAAAAAAATAATCCGCAAATTTAAGGCGGACATCGTGATAGGCACGGGCGGATACGTCTGCGCGCCGGCGGTTGCGGCGGCAAACGCAATGAAAATCCCGACTCTTATACACGAGCAGAATGTGTACCCCGGAAGCGCAATACGTTTCCTTGCGAAAAACACAACCGTCACCGCGATAAGTTTTGACGAAAGCAGAAAATATCTTTCGGGTGCAAAGAATGTGGTGCTTACGGGAAATCCCGTGCGCGAAAGCATTATAAACGCAGATAGGGAAAAGGCACGCGCCGAGCTTAATATCGGAGATGAAAAACTGGTTTTGGTCGTAGGCGGAAGCCTCGGCGCAATGAAGATAAACGACGTTTTGTGCGATTATTTAAAGAGCACAAGAAAAGAAAATGTGAAATTTGTTATTTCTACGGGCAAGCGCGACTTTGACAGGGTTAAGGAAAATTTAAACGGCGTAAGAAACGGAGGATATTTTGAAATTCTGCCGTATATCCACAATATGGATACATATCTTGCGGCGGCAGACCTTGTGATTTGCCGTTCGGGTGCAATTACCCTTTCGGAAATCTGCGCGCTGAAAAAACCGTCAATACTTATTCCGTCACCGAATGTGACGCACAATCACCAGGAATTTAACGCAAGCGCGCTGGTTAAAGAAAGCGCCGCGATTATGATAAAAGAAAATGTGTTTGACAAATCGTCGCTCTCGCGCGCGGTTGACAAACTTTTGGATAACGATGCTTTGAGAAAGAAATACGGCGAAAATGCATATAAACTTGCGCAGAAGGACGCGTCAAAGCTTATATGCGAAAGTATTATGAAATTTGCGTCAAAGTGA
- a CDS encoding tRNA threonylcarbamoyladenosine dehydratase has translation MSEKFIRTALLFGHEKMNILKNSHIAVFGIGGVGGHCAEALVRSGVGKIDLIDSDKVCESNINRQIIATVKSIGMYKTDAARERFLDINPDAEINTFNVFYTPETAHLFDFSKYDCIVDAIDTVTGKIELIVNADKANTPIISSMGAGNKINPDMFEVSDIYKTEICPLARVMRRELKKRGIKKLKVVYSKEKPLTPILEIAQTEEGFGESKRRQTPGSTAFSPSVAGLIIAGEIIKDLTHTKNV, from the coding sequence ATATTTTGAAAAATTCGCATATCGCCGTTTTCGGAATAGGCGGTGTGGGCGGTCACTGTGCCGAGGCGCTTGTGCGCAGCGGTGTCGGAAAAATCGACCTTATCGACAGCGACAAAGTTTGCGAATCGAACATAAACCGCCAGATTATCGCGACGGTAAAAAGCATAGGAATGTATAAAACCGACGCGGCGAGAGAGCGTTTTCTCGATATAAACCCCGATGCGGAAATTAACACTTTTAACGTTTTCTACACCCCCGAAACGGCGCATTTGTTCGATTTTTCAAAATACGACTGTATCGTTGACGCGATTGACACCGTGACGGGAAAGATTGAGCTTATTGTAAACGCGGATAAGGCAAACACGCCGATTATCAGCTCAATGGGCGCCGGAAACAAGATAAACCCCGATATGTTTGAGGTGTCGGACATTTACAAAACCGAAATTTGTCCGCTTGCAAGGGTTATGCGCCGTGAGCTTAAAAAACGCGGAATTAAAAAGCTTAAAGTTGTTTATTCAAAAGAAAAACCCTTGACGCCGATTTTGGAAATCGCGCAGACCGAAGAGGGTTTCGGCGAAAGCAAGCGCCGTCAGACACCCGGAAGCACGGCATTTTCGCCGTCGGTTGCAGGGCTTATCATTGCCGGCGAAATTATAAAGGATTTAACGCATACAAAAAACGTATGA
- the ftsZ gene encoding cell division protein FtsZ yields MLEFDNEKEITGANMKVIGVGGGGNNAVNRMIEDQLTGVQFIAVNTEKQVLFGENRSKADLKIQIGEKLTKGLGAGAKPEIGQRAAEESREEIAQAIRGADMVFVTAGMGGGTGTGAAPIIANIAKEMGILTVGVVTRPFRFEGKRRLDQANAGIEELKQCVDALVVIPNDKLLDVCDKKTSMKDAFKIADSILSQGVKGISNLITSPGYIDLDFADISSVMRNSGIAHMGIGRASGENRAEVAIKAAINSPLLETTIDGASNVVFNIAGDKNLTLYEIESASELIYELVDSDANIIFGTSVDDSLDDEIVITVVATGLDEPSKAEKKKTDDTEAPAFEKFSDDDFVIPPFLSNKNN; encoded by the coding sequence GTGTTGGAATTTGATAACGAAAAGGAAATAACCGGTGCTAATATGAAGGTTATAGGTGTCGGCGGCGGCGGAAACAACGCTGTTAACAGAATGATAGAAGACCAGCTTACAGGCGTACAGTTTATTGCCGTTAACACAGAGAAACAGGTGCTTTTCGGCGAAAACCGTTCAAAAGCAGACCTTAAAATTCAGATTGGCGAAAAACTTACAAAAGGTCTCGGTGCAGGCGCAAAGCCTGAAATCGGTCAGAGAGCAGCCGAGGAGAGCAGAGAGGAAATCGCGCAGGCAATCCGCGGTGCGGATATGGTGTTTGTTACCGCAGGTATGGGCGGCGGAACAGGTACGGGCGCGGCTCCCATTATTGCAAACATAGCAAAAGAAATGGGCATACTTACTGTCGGCGTTGTAACACGTCCGTTCAGATTTGAGGGTAAAAGACGTCTTGACCAGGCAAACGCAGGTATTGAAGAATTGAAACAGTGCGTTGACGCGCTTGTTGTAATTCCGAACGACAAACTTTTGGACGTTTGCGACAAGAAAACTTCTATGAAAGACGCATTCAAAATTGCGGACAGCATTTTGAGCCAGGGCGTTAAAGGTATTTCAAACCTTATCACTTCGCCGGGATATATCGATTTGGACTTTGCGGATATTTCGTCCGTAATGAGAAATTCGGGTATCGCGCATATGGGTATCGGCAGAGCGTCGGGTGAAAACAGAGCAGAGGTTGCTATCAAAGCGGCTATCAATTCTCCGCTTCTCGAAACAACAATCGACGGCGCAAGCAATGTTGTATTCAATATCGCGGGCGACAAAAACCTTACTCTTTACGAAATCGAGAGCGCGTCCGAGCTTATCTACGAGCTTGTTGACTCCGACGCGAACATTATATTCGGTACATCTGTTGACGATTCGCTTGATGACGAAATTGTTATCACGGTTGTTGCAACAGGTCTTGACGAGCCCTCCAAGGCTGAAAAGAAGAAAACGGACGATACAGAAGCGCCTGCGTTTGAAAAATTCAGCGACGACGATTTTGTTATTCCGCCGTTTTTGTCAAACAAAAATAACTGA
- a CDS encoding DUF881 domain-containing protein: MRDKKTQITLAVLFFILSFAITMQVKSIIKNSSSENGEITRVEEAKEELVKKDLQIEDLKNRLLAATNDLDNYRKEAEQNTDGAKAMASELERYKILAGLTDVKGKGVTVTLSDSTAEPDAGKSASSYIIHDSDLRTIVNELRSADAEAISVNGERLVSSSEIRCVGPTIIINGNKYVPPFEIKAIGEPDMLEAALKLKGGIIDQLKSLYGFDISIAKSAEIKIGKYSGIVSFKYAKSAE; encoded by the coding sequence ATGCGCGATAAAAAAACTCAAATCACACTTGCGGTACTGTTTTTTATTTTAAGCTTTGCAATCACAATGCAGGTTAAGAGCATAATAAAAAATTCCTCGTCCGAAAACGGCGAAATTACGCGCGTTGAGGAGGCAAAAGAAGAACTCGTAAAAAAAGATTTGCAGATTGAAGATTTGAAAAACCGCCTTTTGGCGGCAACAAACGACTTGGACAACTACCGTAAAGAGGCGGAGCAAAACACCGACGGCGCAAAGGCTATGGCGTCCGAACTTGAACGGTATAAAATTCTTGCAGGTCTTACCGACGTTAAAGGCAAGGGCGTGACGGTGACGCTGTCCGACAGCACCGCCGAGCCGGACGCCGGAAAATCCGCATCGTCATACATAATCCACGACAGCGACCTGCGCACAATTGTAAATGAACTGCGCTCTGCCGACGCCGAGGCGATTTCCGTAAACGGCGAACGCCTTGTGTCGTCCAGCGAAATAAGGTGCGTCGGTCCGACAATCATAATAAACGGCAACAAATACGTTCCGCCGTTCGAGATTAAGGCAATCGGCGAGCCGGATATGCTTGAGGCGGCGCTGAAGCTTAAAGGCGGTATAATCGACCAGCTTAAAAGCCTTTACGGATTTGATATTTCCATAGCAAAGTCGGCGGAAATAAAAATAGGAAAATACAGCGGAATTGTAAGCTTTAAATACGCAAAGAGTGCGGAGTAG
- a CDS encoding MetQ/NlpA family ABC transporter substrate-binding protein translates to MKKILSLIVSLAVVIGLFSGCGAKKDDKTIKVGASSTPHAEILESVKEDLAAKGYTLEVVIYDDYVLPNKALADGTLDANYFQHKPYLDSFNAQNGTNLASAAAIHYEPFGIYSNDVTDLKDLKPGATIVIPADDSNETRALLLLAQENIIKLPEGASAAKGVTTLDIVDNGGYNIQTVQAETVPAQLKNSDPGSIAVINGNYAIGAGLKISDALATENANGDAAQTYANIVAVRSGEESSEKTKALIDALKTDKVKSFIDEKYAGAVLPIF, encoded by the coding sequence ATGAAGAAAATTTTATCGCTTATTGTATCACTCGCAGTTGTAATCGGACTTTTCTCGGGCTGCGGCGCAAAAAAGGACGACAAAACAATTAAAGTCGGCGCAAGCTCCACACCTCACGCTGAAATTCTTGAAAGCGTAAAAGAGGATCTTGCCGCAAAAGGCTACACGCTCGAAGTTGTAATCTACGACGACTATGTTCTCCCAAACAAGGCGCTTGCGGACGGCACACTCGACGCAAACTACTTCCAGCACAAACCCTATCTTGACAGTTTCAACGCGCAGAACGGAACAAACCTTGCGTCTGCGGCGGCAATTCACTATGAGCCGTTCGGCATTTATTCAAACGACGTTACCGACCTCAAAGATTTGAAACCGGGTGCAACGATCGTTATTCCTGCCGACGACAGCAACGAAACAAGAGCGCTTCTTCTTCTTGCACAAGAAAACATTATCAAGCTCCCCGAGGGCGCAAGCGCGGCAAAGGGTGTTACAACGCTTGATATAGTTGACAACGGCGGTTACAACATTCAGACCGTTCAGGCTGAAACCGTTCCTGCACAGCTCAAAAACAGCGACCCCGGTTCCATCGCGGTTATCAACGGCAACTACGCAATCGGCGCAGGACTTAAAATTTCGGACGCTCTCGCAACCGAAAATGCAAACGGCGACGCGGCGCAGACATACGCAAATATCGTTGCTGTAAGAAGCGGTGAGGAGTCGAGCGAAAAGACAAAAGCGCTTATAGACGCTCTTAAAACCGACAAAGTTAAAAGCTTTATAGATGAAAAATATGCCGGCGCAGTTTTGCCGATATTTTAA
- a CDS encoding methionine ABC transporter ATP-binding protein — MIEIKNLEKSFKTSYGTITALKDINLTVNDGEIFGIIGLSGAGKSTLVRCINLLERPTKGEVVLDGKSLTTLKKKELLKVRQSIGMIFQGFNLLEQRNVLKNVCYPLEIAGVKKADAEKKAKELIEMVGLSDRLLSYPSQLSGGQKQRVAIARALATDPKYILCDEATSALDPNTTQSILELLKQINKTMGVTIVVITHEMKVIEQICDRVAVIDKSQIAESGKVSTVFANPKSDIAKELILPKSKTDAHITGKKSIRLVFDGEKSRRSIIADMILSTQVPVNIMYADTKDIDGTAYGHMLLELPDDEVQSGKIFAYLDTNGIAYEKEV; from the coding sequence ATGATAGAAATTAAAAATCTTGAAAAAAGCTTTAAAACGTCATACGGCACAATCACGGCATTGAAAGACATAAACTTAACCGTGAACGACGGCGAAATCTTCGGAATTATCGGTCTTTCGGGCGCAGGAAAATCCACACTTGTAAGGTGTATCAACCTTCTCGAGCGTCCAACAAAGGGCGAGGTGGTGCTGGACGGAAAATCGCTTACAACCCTTAAGAAAAAAGAACTTTTAAAGGTCAGACAGTCTATCGGAATGATTTTCCAGGGATTTAACCTTTTGGAGCAGAGAAACGTTTTAAAAAACGTGTGCTATCCGCTTGAAATTGCCGGCGTGAAAAAAGCGGACGCGGAGAAAAAAGCGAAAGAGCTCATCGAAATGGTCGGTCTTTCGGACAGACTTTTATCCTATCCGTCACAGCTTTCGGGCGGACAGAAACAAAGAGTTGCCATTGCGCGCGCACTTGCCACAGACCCGAAATACATACTCTGCGACGAGGCTACAAGCGCACTCGACCCCAACACAACACAGTCGATTTTGGAACTTTTAAAACAAATAAACAAAACAATGGGCGTGACAATCGTTGTCATCACTCACGAAATGAAAGTTATAGAGCAAATCTGCGACCGCGTTGCGGTTATCGACAAAAGCCAAATCGCAGAGTCGGGCAAAGTAAGCACCGTTTTTGCAAACCCGAAATCGGACATTGCAAAAGAACTTATTCTTCCGAAGTCGAAAACCGACGCGCACATCACGGGTAAAAAGAGCATACGACTTGTGTTTGACGGCGAAAAGAGCAGACGAAGCATTATAGCCGATATGATTTTGTCAACACAGGTGCCGGTTAACATTATGTATGCCGACACAAAAGATATTGACGGCACGGCATACGGGCATATGCTTTTGGAACTTCCCGACGACGAAGTGCAGTCGGGCAAGATTTTTGCATATCTCGATACAAACGGCATTGCATACGAAAAGGAGGTGTGA
- the murA gene encoding UDP-N-acetylglucosamine 1-carboxyvinyltransferase translates to MDYIKITGGKPLCGSICVQGSKNAVLPSLAAAILNKGTTVLHNCPNLSDVKVTLEILKFLGCKIKRENDTVTVDASVITNNYIPNELMNKMRSSIIFMGAIIARAGEASMSFPGGCELGPRPIDLHLKALKTLGVEIEESHGYINCRLKKMQNKSVHLDFPSVGATENIMLFASLSNGKTTICNAAREPEIEDLQNFLNDMGAKISGAGSSNIEIEGVESFHDCEHTVISDRIAAATYLCGTAVSGGETELENVCPEHFCAVTSALAECGAKIKTGEDKIYIKAPEVINKIDIIRTMPYPGFPTDAQSVMMSVLAYANGTSIIKENIFEQRFKTAGELAKMGADISVDGKVAVIKGVKSLTGASVYACDLRSGAALVVASLAANGESRVYNTHFIDRGYQSLAEDFKNLGADIERIYQ, encoded by the coding sequence ATGGACTACATTAAAATAACGGGCGGAAAACCGCTTTGCGGTTCGATATGCGTGCAAGGCTCAAAAAATGCCGTTTTGCCGTCGCTCGCCGCTGCCATTTTAAACAAGGGTACCACCGTTTTACATAATTGTCCCAATCTTTCGGACGTAAAGGTTACGCTGGAAATTTTGAAATTTCTCGGCTGTAAAATAAAGCGCGAAAACGATACCGTTACCGTTGACGCAAGTGTTATAACAAACAATTATATTCCCAATGAGCTTATGAACAAAATGCGTTCGTCCATCATTTTTATGGGGGCGATAATCGCGCGCGCGGGTGAGGCGTCAATGAGTTTTCCGGGCGGGTGCGAGCTTGGGCCGCGCCCCATTGACCTGCACCTTAAAGCGCTTAAAACTCTCGGAGTTGAAATTGAAGAAAGCCACGGCTACATAAACTGCCGTCTTAAAAAAATGCAGAATAAAAGTGTCCATCTCGATTTTCCGTCGGTGGGCGCAACCGAAAATATTATGCTTTTCGCGTCGCTTTCAAACGGCAAAACCACAATCTGCAACGCGGCGCGCGAGCCTGAAATTGAAGATTTGCAGAATTTTTTAAACGATATGGGTGCAAAAATTTCGGGAGCAGGCTCGTCGAATATTGAAATTGAGGGCGTCGAAAGTTTTCACGACTGCGAGCACACCGTCATTTCGGACAGAATTGCCGCGGCGACGTATCTTTGCGGTACGGCGGTGTCGGGCGGTGAAACCGAGCTTGAAAACGTTTGCCCCGAGCACTTTTGCGCGGTGACGAGCGCGCTTGCGGAGTGCGGTGCAAAAATCAAAACGGGCGAGGATAAAATTTACATCAAAGCGCCCGAGGTTATAAATAAAATCGACATTATCAGAACTATGCCGTATCCAGGTTTTCCAACCGACGCACAGTCTGTTATGATGAGCGTTCTTGCGTATGCAAACGGCACGAGCATTATTAAAGAAAATATTTTTGAACAGCGGTTTAAAACCGCGGGCGAACTTGCAAAAATGGGCGCTGACATCAGCGTTGACGGCAAAGTTGCGGTGATAAAGGGCGTAAAATCGCTTACCGGCGCGTCGGTTTACGCGTGCGATTTGCGTTCGGGCGCGGCGCTTGTTGTGGCATCGCTTGCAGCAAACGGTGAAAGCAGGGTTTACAACACCCACTTTATCGACCGCGGATACCAGAGCCTTGCCGAGGATTTTAAAAATCTCGGCGCGGATATTGAAAGGATTTACCAATGA